AAGACGTTTCCGGCACTGGCCAGGCGGATGGCCTTCGTCACGCCCGACCAGGTGGTCGACGTGGCGACGGAAGTCATCAAGGTGCAACGCGACTTCGGCAATCGGGCCGACCGCAAGATCGCCCGGCTGAAATACCTGATCGCCGACCACGGCCTGGCCTGGTTCAAGGCGAAGGTGGAGGAATACTATGGCCACAAGCTGCCCGACCCTCATCCCGACGACGTCTGCGGCTTCGACGACCACCTGGGCTGGCACGAGCAGGGCGACGGCCGCTGGTATTACGGCTTGAACGTGGAAAACGGCCGCATTCACGACACGGACGAGCTGCGCCTGAAGACCGCCCTGCGCGAAATCTGCGGCAAGCTTCGCCCAGGCATTCGCCTGACCGCCCATCAGAGCATTCTGTTCACCGATGTGGTCGGCGGAGACCGGCCGGCGCTGGAGGAGATTCTGCGGCACCACGGCGTGAAGCTTTCGCACGAGATTTCCAATGCCCGCCGCTGGTCGATGGCCTGCGTGGCCTGGCCGACGTGCGGTCTGTCGATTACCGAAGCCGAACGCGCCTTGCCCAGCGTCATCGACAAGGTCGAAGTCGAGCTGGCGCGGCTGGGCCTGTCCAGCGAGCGCTTTACGATCCGCATGACCGGCTGCCCGAACGGCTGCGCCCGGCCCTATAACTCCGATGTCGGACTAGTTGGCAAGACCGCCGGCAAGTACACGCTTTTCCTGGGCGGCCGTTTGCTGGGAGATCGGCTGAACTTCGTTTACAAGGATTTGGTACCGGAAGAAGAGATCGCCTCGACGCTCATCCCCGTGCTGGTCTATTTCAAGCAAGACCGCTTGCCGGGTGAAACGTTCGGCGATTTTTGCCATCGCAAGGGAGCCGACGATTTGCTGGCATGGACGACCAGTTTCGAAGCAGACACAGCCAGCACAAACGCCAGCGGCAACGGCCATGCGGCGGTTCTGGCCCCGGAGGCCGTGGCCAAGTGAGCTCGCAGCCCGCGCCGCGGCTTTCTCCCTGGATGACGCGGCTGCTGTGGTTTGTCGGCGGTTACAACCTGCTGGCCGGCGTGGGCATGTTTTGCTTCTACCACGAGGGCTTTAAGCTGCTCGGCGTGGAGAAGCCGCAACTTAACCTGCCGATTCAACTGGTCGGCATGCTGGTCGGGCTGTTCGGCGTCGGCTATTGGATGGTCGCGTCCAACCCCGTCGAGAACCGCAACCTTCTGCTGCTTGGCTTCTGGAGCAAAGCGTTGGGCAGCATGCTCGGCGTTTACTACGTCTGTGTCGGGAAGCTGCCGACCGTATTTCTGGCAATGCTGTTCTTTTCCGATATCGTGTATCTGCCGCCGTTTTACATGATTCTACGGCGGCTGGATTCGCATTGACGGCGGTGGCGGCCAATCGTACCATTCCCGCGCCTTCGCACCCTGCACTTCACCTCTGGTAGCAGAATTCGTGAGAATTCTGGGCGTAAACGCGACGACGGCCTGACTTCTCACGAAGTCAGCAACACCCCTCACCGCTCCGCAGAGATCGCTATGAACCGCCGCGTTGCCAAATGGGTAGCCGGTGCTCTGTTTGCCTTCGGCATGGGCCTGTTGGCCTGGGGCTATTGGGCTGCGCGGCGCGTCCCGCCGTTCTATGCCGCGGCGGCGGCGGTGCCGAGCGACAGCCATCGCGAGGCCGGCGAGCGTCTGCTGGAAAACGCGGCCGCCCTGGCCAGCAATGTCCAGAAAACCGGGCAGTGGCAAGCCATCTTCACCACCGGACAACTCAATGGCTGGCTGGCGACTCGGTTGGAAGAAACGTTCCCCGGACTCTTGCCCGATTATCTGGCCGATCCCAGGGTCACCGTCGGGCCCGACGGCGTGATGTTGGGTTGCCGTTATCTGAAAGGGAACGTCGAAACGGTCGTCTCGCTGAAGGCGGAGCTTTACGTCAACGAACCAAACGTCTTGAAGGTCCGGTTGAGCCATGCGCGGGCCGGCGCGTTTCCGCTCCCGTTGGGAAACATCCTGCAGGGCGTGACGCGGGCCGCCGCCGAGGCGAAGGTGCAGTTGAGCTGGCTGCAGGCCGGCGGAGACCCGGTGGCCGTCATTCGCCTGCATCCCTCGGACGACAAGGCGTTTTACCGATTGGAAAAGCTGGAACTCGGCGACAACGAGGTGTTTGTGGCCGGCTATACGGTGCCGCGCGACTCCGGCCCGTCGGAACCAGAAACTTCGCCCGACCGACCGCTGGCTGCCGCACCTTCCACAAAGGAAAAGCGCCAACGCTGACCGTCCGCGGCGGGCCGCTCCAGCCGGGCCGTTCCTCGCAGCCGCCGGCCGTGTAGTTCGACGACGACGCTCTCGCCCTCTGCCGGCAACGGCAGATAGTCTCCGGCGTCCCAACGCGTGACTGTTCCGCGCCCGCCGGACACTTCGCCTTCATAGTCGAGATAGGCGCGGCGATGGTCGGGCAACCGCTCGGCCAGGCAGGCCGCATCGGCCGACGGCTCCTCGGCCAGCGCCCAGGTTTGCAGTACGTCGGCCGCTTCGAGCATCAAGTCCCAGTGTAGGCCGCGGCCGGATTCCGGGGGAAGGTCATGTCGCAGGACAACGAAACGGGGCATGACTATCGTTCGATGAATTGTGTTGCCGACGATGAGGGGTGGTGGCTGGGGCAGAGCCTGGCCACGATCGCTATTCTAGTCAGGACAGACGACGAGGCCAGGCGATGCCCCGGTACGGCCCAGGTATGAGGTGGCTTCGCGAAAATCTATCGTGGCGGGCGAGTTCAACCTTCCTCTGGCCATCTAGGGCCGCAACTTGCGGGCATTCTTGACACCATCGAGGTCGCCGTCTGGCCGCCCCCGCCGCGAACGATTGGTGGAACAAATCCAGCGTCGGCATCAGCGGCACCGTCGTTCCGCCGCCCGAACCTCAATTGTCGGTTTCCGCCCTAGCCGGGTGCCAGTTTTTTTGGCAGTTCGGCGTTGTTATTGCCTACACGAAGGTGGCCATGATTACCCAACGCAGCAAGTACGTGCGCGCAACAAGGCCAGCGAGCAGAAGATGAGGGCCGACAATGAGGCGGCCATCGCCCGCGGAATCAGCGCTCTGGCCATCGGAACCGGGGCAGGTTTCTAAGGAGCGGACGATGAGTGTTTGTCCCTACTGCCAATACTCGCCCTTGGCGTGCCGGCTTAGGAAACAACTTGACTGGCGCGCTTGACCGGCGTATTCTCAAGACATGCAAACCGATGAACTTGTTCAACAGTTAATCGCGCTTCCCTTGCCTGACCGAGTCACGGTCGCGCAAGCGCTATGGGAAAGCATCGACGAGGGTTTGGCCACGGATGTGGCCGATGAACAACGGGACGCCATTCAGGCTGCTGTGCGGCGCGACGACGAATTGAGTTCGGGTTCGGTTGTCGGTCGATCGCATGAGGAAGTAATGCAGGCCGTGCG
Above is a window of Pirellulales bacterium DNA encoding:
- a CDS encoding NADPH-dependent assimilatory sulfite reductase hemoprotein subunit, with amino-acid sequence MSDDAKLSPVEGIKAQSHNLRGEIAAELTDGNDFFGKESIQLLKHHGTYQQDDRDHRAHKSGGKSAKAFIFMVRTRVPGGKLTSDQLLAEIDLCDELGNTTLRCTSRQGLQLHGIVKENLREVLARINQVQLTTLAACGDVERNIMCCPAPHHFDPVHAQLQDLADRLAAHLAPRTRAYHEIWLKDQETGEEELVAGGPNGHEIEPIYGPTYLPRKFKTAIGLPGDNCVDLYANDLALMAICENYQIVGYNVLVGGGMGVTPSAKKTFPALARRMAFVTPDQVVDVATEVIKVQRDFGNRADRKIARLKYLIADHGLAWFKAKVEEYYGHKLPDPHPDDVCGFDDHLGWHEQGDGRWYYGLNVENGRIHDTDELRLKTALREICGKLRPGIRLTAHQSILFTDVVGGDRPALEEILRHHGVKLSHEISNARRWSMACVAWPTCGLSITEAERALPSVIDKVEVELARLGLSSERFTIRMTGCPNGCARPYNSDVGLVGKTAGKYTLFLGGRLLGDRLNFVYKDLVPEEEIASTLIPVLVYFKQDRLPGETFGDFCHRKGADDLLAWTTSFEADTASTNASGNGHAAVLAPEAVAK
- a CDS encoding DNA polymerase ligase N-terminal domain-containing protein, producing MPRFVVLRHDLPPESGRGLHWDLMLEAADVLQTWALAEEPSADAACLAERLPDHRRAYLDYEGEVSGGRGTVTRWDAGDYLPLPAEGESVVVELHGRRLRGTARLERPAADGQRWRFSFVEGAAASGRSGEVSGSDGPESRGTV
- a CDS encoding addiction module protein, translating into MQTDELVQQLIALPLPDRVTVAQALWESIDEGLATDVADEQRDAIQAAVRRDDELSSGSVVGRSHEEVMQAVRQALKCG